A window of the Gossypium hirsutum isolate 1008001.06 chromosome A05, Gossypium_hirsutum_v2.1, whole genome shotgun sequence genome harbors these coding sequences:
- the LOC107957333 gene encoding nuclear transcription factor Y subunit B-1 isoform X1, with protein MADGMGGGPTSPAGGSHESGGEHSSPQSTVREQDRYLPIANISRIMKKALPSNGKIAKDAKDTVQECVSEFISFITSEASDKCQKEKRKTINGDDLLWAMATLGFEDYIEPLKIYLARYRELEGDTKGSARGGDGSFKRDAAGALPAQNPQFSIQGSLNYINSQAQGQHMIIPSMQGNE; from the exons ATGGCGGATGGTATGGGAGGAGGGCCAACGAGTCCGGCAGGAGGGAGCCATGAGAGTGGAGGAGAGCACAGCAGTCCTCAGTCAACTGTGAGGGAACAAGATCGTTACCTCCCAATTGCTAATATAAGTAGAATCATGAAGAAAGCATTGCCTTCTAATGGGAAAATTGCTAAGGATGCTAAAGATACCGTTCAAGAATGTGTTTCCGAGTTCATCAGCTTCATCACTAGCGA GGCTAGTGATAAATGTCAAAAAGAGAAAAGGAAGACGATTAATGGAGATGACTTGTTGTGGGCAATGGCAACATTAGGATTCGAAGACTATATCGAGCCACTTAAAATATACCTTGCCAGATACAGGGAG TTGGAG GGTGACACCAAGGGATCAGCCCGTGGTGGTGATGGATCTTTTAAAAGAGACGCAGCCGGAGCTCTTCCTGCCCAAAATCCACAG TTTTCAATCCAGGGGTCATTGAACTATATTAATTCCCAA GCACAAGGACAGCATATGATCATTCCCTCCATGCAAGGCAACGAGTAA
- the LOC107957333 gene encoding nuclear transcription factor Y subunit B-1 isoform X2, whose product MADGMGGGPTSPAGGSHESGGEHSSPQSTVREQDRYLPIANISRIMKKALPSNGKIAKDAKDTVQECVSEFISFITSEASDKCQKEKRKTINGDDLLWAMATLGFEDYIEPLKIYLARYRELEGDTKGSARGGDGSFKRDAAGALPAQNPQAQGQHMIIPSMQGNE is encoded by the exons ATGGCGGATGGTATGGGAGGAGGGCCAACGAGTCCGGCAGGAGGGAGCCATGAGAGTGGAGGAGAGCACAGCAGTCCTCAGTCAACTGTGAGGGAACAAGATCGTTACCTCCCAATTGCTAATATAAGTAGAATCATGAAGAAAGCATTGCCTTCTAATGGGAAAATTGCTAAGGATGCTAAAGATACCGTTCAAGAATGTGTTTCCGAGTTCATCAGCTTCATCACTAGCGA GGCTAGTGATAAATGTCAAAAAGAGAAAAGGAAGACGATTAATGGAGATGACTTGTTGTGGGCAATGGCAACATTAGGATTCGAAGACTATATCGAGCCACTTAAAATATACCTTGCCAGATACAGGGAG TTGGAG GGTGACACCAAGGGATCAGCCCGTGGTGGTGATGGATCTTTTAAAAGAGACGCAGCCGGAGCTCTTCCTGCCCAAAATCCACAG GCACAAGGACAGCATATGATCATTCCCTCCATGCAAGGCAACGAGTAA